Below is a genomic region from Xiphophorus couchianus chromosome 9, X_couchianus-1.0, whole genome shotgun sequence.
TGGATTGATACATATTAAcaagctgttaaaatattaataaatatctaTGTCTGCAATTGATGAGTGctgcttaaaattaaataatagtgaatatcttttcacactgatcaatCCCTCCAGGATTTAATGACTTTTTCCTTTtagtaattaaaatgacaaattttgtggagctaatttagaaatatttgcaagacattttgcaatatttgcacttctgtGTGATATTAAATGTCTGCCTCTAAGCTACAGTTTCGAAGCTTTGttcttccgcctcacagagaaCCCACttctcctccactcagctccttcagactagccagcagcaattggcaaacacctaGTAGaactgctcatctgctgagctcgtttTAAGAGCAGTAGCTCTACTACTTGTACAGTACAGTAGCTCTTAaaacgagctcagcagatgagcGTTGAGAAGTATctcaacactggtaaaaacggGAGCACTGCCGTGATGAcatcctgaaggcagagtttcagaaagagcaggagtttcttaaagagacagaggtccgattttaaggcattaaattacaaagtcagatttcttttaagtcatatttgatatatcaatcaagtttatttgtattcaatttcagcagcaacacagttcaaagtgctttacatcataaaaacacaaaaatacaagtCATGAAAGACAGTCGACAACTGAggctttacattttgtcaagtccCATCGTTACACATCAGAATGTcgaataatattttattatgctaCATATATACAGCACTTTTATATCAACTGAAGGTAACCTAGCTAATcgatagtgccattttatatcacaaagTGCCTGGAGAAAACACAACACTTCCCTTTTAACTTCCTCAGCCTTCTTGAGGATTTTTGCTGACCACATCCATCCGTTTACGACCACATTGAAACCATGTTGCCATCTCAATTTCCAGCTAGATACCGCACCATGTGACAAAACTCAACTAATCTCAAACCAGTTTCTTATATATGGCAATGGGATCACTGTATTCCAGTGGCTCCAGTCCAGTTGTGCTCCTTGGTGATGTGGTGCAACAGGAAATTGATATCATGGATGTGCATCCAAAGAATCTGCAGGAACTGCGTGATTTTAGCTTGGAGTATGGCCTAAAATCTGATGACTGTTTCTGACACCCTGTTGAATCTATGTGGAACGAAGGGAGTCCAACCCCGTACTAGCATGTGTAACTAATACaatggttgttgatcacatatCGTCACCAGTTTTAACTAGAGTCTGGTTGCTTGGGAGTTGTTTGGTTTAGTTGGTTATGTCTATGCACGTGTGTCAAATGTTCTTATAACCCTCCATCTTTGTTCCGATTGGATTTATCAGGCTTGCTGGTCGGTGTGATCCTGCGTTACGGCATTCCAGCCACCAGCTACCACAACAAGACCCCCCCGAGCTGCTCGCTGAAGGAAGGGCCTTCCAGCACCCTGCTGCTCAATGTCAGCGGCAAGTTCTTTGAGTACACGCTGAAAGGGGAGATCAACTTAAGGGAGATCCACAATGTGGAGCAGAACGATATGCTGCGCAAGGTAAGCAAAAGGAAAAGCTGTCTTCATTCTGCTAATTTCACCAATTAATTGGGAATTTCTCGTCCCTctccaggtgacctttgaccctgagGTTTTCTTCAACATTTTGCTCCCTCCGATTATTTTCCATGCTGGGTACAGTCTGAAGAAGGTGAGATATTGCGCGGTCTGACTGCTTCTGGGATTAAGTGAAGCGACACATTTACGGGAGGTGAGGCAGAGTCCAGCTGAAGTGTCTGCTGACACAGTGTTTCACTGGACAGATGGCTCGCAAACAAAACCTGTCATTGGCCAGATTGTGAGGACAGTCAACATAAGTGTCTCTTTGAAGGGAAGTCCAGAGCAGATGTCTTTCGTTTCctctttgacatttttgctgGCTCAGAAAAACGGCTGACTGTAgaaacagtttttgcttttgtcttctTAAAGTGACTGAGTTTTATTTGGAGAATGGTCATTTGGATTTTAGTTACAAATGTTTTCACCATTTTCATGGGGTCAATTTCCAGCAAAGTTTATGATCCTCTTCATAGCTGTCCATAATGTTTATTACATTGGAACTATTCATGGGATGGGACAGTGTAAGATTCAAGCTGCTGGAGGAAACTACGGTCAATCTGACACTTTCTTTGGCATCTCATTAGAAGTGTAGGAACAGTctaatttatttggttttgttaAGGCTTCAGTTTGGAAGCCTTAACCTTTTAAAACCTTGGTGTGTGACTGGGTAACTGGTCCACTCTTTTCCAAGATGCAGTATTTAAATCTTTATGATTCACAGACTTTGGTTAACTGGGAATAAAGCATTAAATTCacattcagaaatactttattgataccggagggaaattaaataatatgaCAATATTGCCCTTGTTGCCCTGCCATGGGCACATTGCCCTGCCATGTGTCGCATGGCAGGGCAACAAGGTAAACTTCGTAGGGTTGACTGAGAAAATTTATCAGTCTTGCTTGCAAATGTATTATACTGGATagaacaaaaccttttggtttttctaaaaaaaaaaaaacactttaattgcCTCTCCTCCATGTATAGGACTGTGTGCTTATTATCAAGTCCTGGCTTgctagtttttaaaataagcttatttaaattattattggGTGCATGCTGAACCCTTGAAGGTATTGTATGTTACATTAGCTTGGGAAACTGGTAGCCacttctggaaaataaaacccaacatcAATGTGTTGCAGTTGGACAAATCCAGTGGTATCTGCCAGTTTTTGTGTGCAGTGACCAGGCTTATGACTGTTAGCATTACAAGCATTTTCCCTTCATTCTGTGCAGTCATATAGTTACTGTACTTGACTGTGTTCCTACAGTCAAGTACATTGGCCATTGGCAGCCAAATTGGAAGCCCTGTTTGGTTGAGGGCCTCCAGTTTTCCAGGAATTCTCATTGAACATTCATGGTGGTATCATTGGTTTGCTTGTAGCCAGTTTAAGCAGTGTTGCCTTATCTAAACGTAATTAGTTCGTACTTGTAAGCATTTCAGAAACTAGCAAATATTTTGCATTCTTTACCTACTTttgattttcaataaaattgtaCAGTCTCAAAAAGACAATGacaagaaaagcaagaaaagtgAAGACTAACTAGCTATCACCGTTAGCCCTCGTTAAAACAACCATATTATTACATTTACACATGatgtttatcttgtttttttctctcaagaTAATGTGTTCATAAATAACTATTCTAAAACGTTTTAGAAGTGAGTACAACTGAAATGACAACACAAAGTACTAGTTAGCATTGCATTAGCTCTTTAGCATCAGATGACTACCCTAaccttattatttattatctaaacGGGTTTAGCAGATCTTTTTAGGTTCCCACTTAGtgaattttgaacattttgtgttgctttCTTCATGTTAGAATTTGCTGAGTCAAATGATAGTCCTCAGGAAAAGGAAGAAGAGGGTCAGGTCAGCTAGAAAAGCTCGTTTTTCTTCCACACTCACAAgtataagttttgtttttgctcattttaagtGGCATTTTAAACACCAAAGCCACTCAGATTTGCATCTgatgtgtaaatttgtttatataaaattagCTCAACATTGCTAAGCCGAGTTGTCACTGATCAGAATGTCAACAAGTAAATTTGATCAGTGGGACCGTTCTAGAGGAAGACGCACGTttcctgtaaaaaaagaaaataaaccccATAATCAGCTTTTTTCGGTTTACTTTGCAGGGACAGTCAGATGGGCTGATTTGGAAGTCATCTGTGTTTcgctgcttgtttgttttaaaagcagtCAACCAGCTGTGTGGCTGACTGAGCCGTGGCAGTCACTGACCTGAAGGTTTCAGCTAGAAGGCGTATTTATTCATCAGCATGATCAATGCTGTACTCAAGCATacagatgttgttgttttttctcaccCTTGATCACAAAACAATTAGATTTGTCTTCAGTATATTTCTTTTCCCAATTTTTCAGAGACACTTCTTCAGAAATCTTGGCTCCATCATCACCTACGCCTTTCTTGGCACTGCAATTTCATGCTTTGTTATTGGGTGAGGTTCTCCTCTATGTTCATCAATCTTAAGAGAGATAACTCTTCCCTattcccccccaccccccaactGAATGCCTCTCCTCTGCTTGTCCAACCCCAGGAATCTGATGTACGGCGTGGTGAAGCTGATGAGGGCAGTCGGACAGCTGACTGATAAGTTCTACTACACTGACTGCCTTTTCTTTGGGGCCATCATCTCCGCCACAGACCCAGGTACAACTCGAGAGCAATGAAATACGCGTTCCAGCTGTGAACTAACTGTGAATGTGGCTGTTTGCTTGGATCTCTTCTTAATTGTTGACATGCACTTGCAGTGACTGTGTTGGCGATTTTCAACGAGCTCCATGCAGACGGGGATCTGTACGCTCTGCTGTTCGGAGAGAGCGTTATGAATGATGCTGTGGCCATTGTCTTGTCCTCGTAAGTCATGTTATTAGTTCAGTGAAGCTATTGTCGGAAATATGTTCCTGACCTTTAGTGGAAAAATATCATATTGTAGTGAATTTGTAGATATTTCTGAAAACAGGATTAGTCTGATTATGCTTTTAGCTTTCCACTGTTTAGAAGTTTCAGCTCACATTGAAAAGTTAATGTTTATTGGATGCAATGCTGCTTTAGTAGGTGCAGCACACGCTCACTTTCAGAAGAGTTGCTGTGGGCTGCATTCATCTCCATGATTAGTTGTGAGTAGTCACTCCACTGTATAAAAATTAGATACTTAACAGATACTTGAAGTTTTCCGCTTGATGCTCACGGTGACACACAACCCAATCCACCATTTTCCAGTAGAGAACTGTGGCCTCAGACTTGAGCATGTTCAGTTTGAGTTGCTTAAGATGgcaaaacataaagtaaaatgGTGGCTCCTGTCTGACTAACCCCTTCCAATACACAGAAGATATCTATCTTCTGTGCAGATAGATATTATCATCTATCTGCtctatataataaaaaaataataatgttatttctAGTCCAGTAAAGTATTTGAACAGATTTGGTTACAAGTTACTTTGCAAATCAAACTGTTTTCATGCACAACATGTAAGCACTCTGCAGTAGAAgttcacctcttttttttttttaatgtcatcaatgtattttatttatgtttatgttccATATTGATGCTTTCTGAAATACGGGTTTCAACCAAAACGTTTTTTCAAGTTGTTGAATTTCacactgatttgtgaaacctgcTTCCTTTCATCGCTGCTCCTCCTCGACACATGGCACTCTACCTCCCTCTAGTGGAAGACATGAATCACTTGTTTCTATAGAAGAGATTGTTAGAATGCTCCACATGGTTAATCTATTTTTCAAAACGACACTTGTGGTAAAAATGTAATGGAAGCTCAGTGTTACCAAAGTGAGTGTTGATAGTTATGATTTTGACCCATACCAGAATTACACTAACTAGGTATGaattgtgtgttgttttttttttttacatctcagCTCCATCGTGGCCTACCAGCCTGCtggtgcaaacacacacatgtttgaCGCCTCTGCCTTTTTCAAATCTGTGGGAATTTTCCTGGGGATTTTCAGCGGCTCCTTTGTGATGGGTGCAGCCACAGGCGTCGTCACGGCTCTCATATCCTGCTCTGTGCGCACACTTTAAAATCCAACCGTATTCTAGACCATTGCTAAGAGCCTGAGtcatgttgtttctgttgtgtgtgtggCTCATGAAAACGCAAAGCCTTGTTGGCCTTTAACTGGACTCTACGTCACCAAGTTCACCAAGCTGCACTGCTTCCCTCTGCTGGAGACGGCGCTCTTCTTCCTCATGTCCTGGAGCACCTTCCTGCTGGCCGAGGCCTGCGGCTTCACCGGTGAGCCATCTTGATTTAGTTATATTCAAGTGTATGCCATGAAGAGATTTCCTTTAGAAGGTTGGAACTTGATTTGGACATTTTGGATAATTCTGGATAACCATGTTAGAGAAAAGGAGAGTATGAAATTGAACTTGTCATGTTGTCACACAGGGTCTGGTTTAGATGTCAAACGAAGCATCATTAGGCATCTAAACCGTCTAAACAAATTGGACATTCTTCtaatttttgtatatttacatGAAAAAGTATCTGAGAGCACAATTTGTGTTTATCACAGAAACTGAGTGTGGACGATTTCTGCATATGCTTTTTCCCCGATTGTTTTTTCgtcatgttggaaaaaaaaaacattgggaAAAAGCATATGTGGAAATTGTCCACTCTCAGCTTCTGTAGATTACTGTAGGGTAAAACCGGACAAGcataaaatcatgttttcctgtttttacaaGAAGTTTTATCatctaaagaaaaagaattttgttttagttttccatAAATATATGGTTGATTTTCCTTGCATTTTAACAAGACGGTGCCTTCATCTGCTAGATAATCATGAGGTATTTCagcactaaaataaaaatctaacaatGCCCTAACATTGCAAGTTAAGGTTTAAAGAACAATAATACTGCAgagacaaataatctgccagagatGCAGTGAAAGAACTTgttgatttatctttgtgatGAATTGTCCCGCCGGTTGCTTGAAATCCGCCAGCTTGCCTGTGTGATGCAGCATGTTGGTGGCGTTCGCTGTAACACCTGTGTGTGGGTGTTGTTCTCCAACAGGTGTTGTGGCCGTGTTGTTCTGTGGCATCACCCAGGCTCACTACACATGCAACAACCTCTCTGAGGAGTCTACAAAACGCACCAAGCAGGTAATATTGAGCCAGGGGGGCCTCCATCAAGCAGCCCCCTTAATTTTGAACCCTCTATAACTTCCACCATAATCCATCAGGGTGATGGTTCCAGATGGCACCACGATCAGCCCCGTGTGACCTTAATCGGGGCTGTCTGGGGACATCCGTCCTGACATGACTGCTCTGTTTCCCAGAGGGGACTCGGTCTTGCAGATTAGCATGTAAACACCATGCAGTGTGACACATTTAGATCAGTATGCAGCCTGACCCTTGTCGGTCTGTTTCAGTGGCAGTCACCCTGAACATACAGTGTAGCTGTTTAAAGCTCTTTGTGCCATTTATTATTTCTGAGTCAAAAcactaaaatagtttttcattcACAGCTCTTTGAAGTTCTTCACTTCCTGGCTGAGAATTTCATCTTCTCGTACATGGGCTTGGCTCTGTTCACCTTccagaaacacattttcagtcccATCTTTATCATAGGAGCTTTTGTATCCTTTCACTTTCTTGGGAAAAACAATCCTGATAGACATGAAAGAATAATATATAACTCTTCAGGGTTTGCCACGGCGGTCACCCAGCAACCcactgtgtttttgagttaaagatgtttaaagttcacaggaaatttgaaaatatgactaattAGTTATGCGTTATTGGAAGGCAATATTAATAATGCCTAAACACCAActgaaaagtcttaaaaaaaggcaaatattagaaaaatacaattaaactcaatataaatttttttgcaCTACTGTTGTTTCGTCCTagttaaaatgtccaaaaatctTTTATCCGTGAGTTGTCAGTTTATTTGCTGGAGTTGTTACTGTGTATTGTTGCACAGAGAGGCAGTGGTTATGGAAAAAAGACACCTGACCTGAGTCTCTCTGTTACACGTGTCAAACTtgaggcccgtgggccaaatccagcccaCCATAgatttttatgtggccctctagattctagactaaacacaaTGTGTGCTtgaatattatgttttcaatcaaatcaatgcagtttttatctatTTACTGCCAAAtcatatcaatcagtccctctagtttcttgagaattattgtcAACAAATTATTAGcacttttttgtgctaataattgggagtttattgctgattttctttccaaaaatggtcaaaaacgtTTTTACTCGTACTAAACAGttgcctcagccttaattgatgtcagattatagtccatgatctaaAAAGTCGTATTTACCATTataaataagcacaaatatcgcaaatatttccaaattaataccacaaacactttgatttttattgcaaaaagtatcagaaaatcctggagggactgaaaagacgttcaataatattatttaattttaagaattcattgacattttaatagtttctgaacaggttttatcaatatattctggcacaaccggccctttaagagcattcgtGATctggatttggcccaaaacaaaaatgagtctGACACCCCTGGTTTATGTGTTCACATACTGACCACACTGTGTCACCAAACAGGCTCTTTAATCTGTCTTTGCTATCACTGCTGCTGATgtgtataaaaacaaactatagtaaataaacaaaccatGCTTAGTCTGGTGGCCTGTCAGGCTTATAAGACAATGAGGGAAACCCTAATTCTTGGAAATACTCCACAGTTTAATAGCATTGGACTTCTTAACCAACTTGTGTCAGATAGCCATATTTATCGGCAGAGCTCTCAACATTTACCCGCTGTCCTTCCTCCTCAACCTCGGTCGAAGGGACAAGATCAGGGGAAACTTCCAGCACATGATGATGTTTGCAGgtacaacataaaatcaaaaggCTCAACTAATATCACTAATCTCAACAGATTCGGTGTGTAACAGTTTTGGCATGGCGACCTTTCCAGGTTTACGCGGGGCGATGGCATTTGCCTTGGCAATCCGGGACACTGCCACCTCCGCCCGGCAGATGATGTTCACCACCACTCTGCTTATCGTCTTCTTCACCG
It encodes:
- the slc9a7 gene encoding sodium/hydrogen exchanger 7 isoform X2, giving the protein MDALGNAASAARGTRAMLLLAWTLLNAVSGLKAEDGGMVEELVTEKEAEESHRQDSVNLLTFISLLTLTILTIWLFKHRRVRFLHETGLAMIYGLLVGVILRYGIPATSYHNKTPPSCSLKEGPSSTLLLNVSGKFFEYTLKGEINLREIHNVEQNDMLRKVTFDPEVFFNILLPPIIFHAGYSLKKRHFFRNLGSIITYAFLGTAISCFVIGNLMYGVVKLMRAVGQLTDKFYYTDCLFFGAIISATDPVTVLAIFNELHADGDLYALLFGESVMNDAVAIVLSSSIVAYQPAGANTHMFDASAFFKSVGIFLGIFSGSFVMGAATGVVTALVTKFTKLHCFPLLETALFFLMSWSTFLLAEACGFTGVVAVLFCGITQAHYTCNNLSEESTKRTKQLFEVLHFLAENFIFSYMGLALFTFQKHIFSPIFIIGAFIAIFIGRALNIYPLSFLLNLGRRDKIRGNFQHMMMFAGLRGAMAFALAIRDTATSARQMMFTTTLLIVFFTVWVFGGGTTPMLSWLHIRVGVDPDQDLQPSGDSFQVLQGDGNQDEGQSKTKQESAWLFRLWYTFDHNYLKPILTHSGPPLTSTLPSYCGPLASCLTSPRAYENHDQLRDPDTDLIHNDADLTFTFGDTAITANGASASRADAAGGLGWSANGKRSGSTSEEALERELDSREQELLSRGTRLVFPMEDHI
- the slc9a7 gene encoding sodium/hydrogen exchanger 7 isoform X1 — protein: MDALGNAASAARGTRAMLLLAWTLLNAVSGLKAEDGGMVEELVTEKEAEESHRQDSVNLLTFISLLTLTILTIWLFKHRRVRFLHETGLAMIYGLLVGVILRYGIPATSYHNKTPPSCSLKEGPSSTLLLNVSGKFFEYTLKGEINLREIHNVEQNDMLRKVTFDPEVFFNILLPPIIFHAGYSLKKRHFFRNLGSIITYAFLGTAISCFVIGNLMYGVVKLMRAVGQLTDKFYYTDCLFFGAIISATDPVTVLAIFNELHADGDLYALLFGESVMNDAVAIVLSSSIVAYQPAGANTHMFDASAFFKSVGIFLGIFSGSFVMGAATGVVTALVTKFTKLHCFPLLETALFFLMSWSTFLLAEACGFTGVVAVLFCGITQAHYTCNNLSEESTKRTKQLFEVLHFLAENFIFSYMGLALFTFQKHIFSPIFIIGAFIAIFIGRALNIYPLSFLLNLGRRDKIRGNFQHMMMFAGLRGAMAFALAIRDTATSARQMMFTTTLLIVFFTVWVFGGGTTPMLSWLHIRYRYGNGKRFQDEGRRHGKWEYSRVGVDPDQDLQPSGDSFQVLQGDGNQDEGQSKTKQESAWLFRLWYTFDHNYLKPILTHSGPPLTSTLPSYCGPLASCLTSPRAYENHDQLRDPDTDLIHNDADLTFTFGDTAITANGASASRADAAGGLGWSANGKRSGSTSEEALERELDSREQELLSRGTRLVFPMEDHI